The genomic DNA GACGGTGACGAGATCACGATCGGCAGGTCGAGCCTTCGATTCGAGGTCCGGTGATGGGCTCGCGCCCACCCGCCCGGGTGAGGCCCTTGATCCCTGCCCCGTCGGTCAGGGGGCGTCGCCACCCCCGGCCCGACCCGACCCTGAGGGACGGCTGTCGCACCGGTGTCTGACTCGCTCCTCACGATCCTCAAGTTCTTCCTGATCGCCCTGCTCTGGCTCTTCTTCCTGCGGGTCCTCCGAGCGGTGTGGTCCGAGCTGAAACGGCCGCCGGTGGTGACCGTCGTCGACGAGCCCCAACGGCGACGAGGCCGCCGCAGGGAGGCTGCGCCTTCGCAGCCTCCCGGTCCCCCGACCGGGGCGATGCCAGTCGACGGCCGAAGTGGGAACGGGCGGGTCATGCGGCTCAGGGTGCTGGAACCCGTTGAACGGCGGGGCCGGACCTTCGATCTGGGAGACGAGGTGACGCTCGGTCGAGCTTCCGGCTGCGGGGTACCCCTGGACGACGCCTTCACGTCCCAGCTGCACGCCCGACTGTTCCGTCGCAACGGCGAGACGTGGATCGAGGACCTCGGCTCGACCAACGGGACCTTCGTCAACGCCAAGAAGCTCGGCTCGCCCGTGCTCCTCCACCTCGGTGACCGGCTCCAGGTGGGACGGACCGTCCTGGAGGTCGGTCCGTGATCCGGATTCGCTCCAGCTCGGCCACTGACGTCGGACTCGTACGCACGACGAACCAGGACCGAGCCCTGGAGGGCGACGGGCTCTTCGCCGTCGCCGACGGAATGGGCGGCCACGTCGGCGGGGAGACGGCGGCCCAGACTGCGATCGACGCCTTCCGCACGACCTTCGCCGGTCACCCGTCAGCCGACGGCCTCGCCGACGCCGTGCGTCAGGCCAACTACGCCGTGTGGGAGGCCTCTCGGGCGGAAACCGCTCTGCGAGGCATGGGGACGACACTCACGGCCCTGGCGCTCGTGACGGTCGACGGCACCGACGACCTGACCATCGTCAACGTGGGGGACTCCCGCGCCTATCTCTATCAACAGGGTGAGCTCAGCCAGCTGACCGCTGATCACAGCCTGGTGGAGGAGATGGTGCGCAGTGGCGAGCTCACCGCCGAGGAGGCCTCGGTGCACCCCCAGCGCCACATCCTCACCCGCGCCCTTGGGATCGAGCCCGACGTGGAGGTTGACGTCTGGCACGTGCCGCCCCATGTCGGCGACCGAATCCTGCTGTGCAGCGACGGGCTCATCAACGAGCTGGGCGACGACGAGATCGCCTCGGTCCTCGGCCAGCATCCCGATCCCGATGATGCGGCGCATGCCCTCGTCCAGCAGGCGCGCGACGCCGGTGGTAGCGACAACATCACTGTCGTGGTCGTCGACATCGTCGACGACGGCGACGGTCGGGGCCCAGCCGGCGATCTGGTGGCCAGCGCCGTCGGCGCCACGGCGGTCCAGCAGGCGATCGAAGGTGACCGGGTAGGAGCCGACGGCGCCGCGTTGACGGCGGCTCGCGGCCCGGAGCCGGGCGGGGCTTCGAGCGGGCCAGGCGCCGCCGATGACCCCAACCCCACCCCGACCCACGAGTCGTATGTGGCGGTCCCCGGGCCGGTCGGCACCACGACTGCAGCACCCGAGGCACCACCAGCAAGGGTGAGGGTCCGCGGCCGGTCGCCCCGTGTCACGCTCAGGGTCGTGGCCTTCTTCGCCGTGTTGCTCATGATCCTGGGGGGGATCAGCGCTGCCGTCTGGTGGTTCGGCGAGCGCTCCTACTTCGTGGGCCTCCAGGGGAACCAGGTGGCCATCTTCAAGGGCCGCCCGGGCGGGCTGCTGTGGATCCAGCCCTCGCTCAGCCAGCGGACCAACCTCACCACCTGCACGATCCCCGGCGCAGCCCCGGGGTCGACGGTCCTCCCCTCCCGGGTCGCCGATCTGAAGGCCGGCAAGGAGGAGCCCAGCCTCGGGGCCTCCCAGCAGTACGTGGCCAACCTGACCCAGGAGGCCAAGTCGCTCCCGGCAGGAGCTCCTTGCGGTCCGGCGCCCCCACCGACGACCGCGCCCGCTCCGCCGGCCGCGGCGCCGACGCCGTGACTCCGGTCCGGGTCGGGGGCCACAGCGCGGAGCCGGATCCCTGATGGACCGTCAGATCAGGCTCCTGGGACTGGGCCTCGTGGTGCTGTTCGTCGTGCTGTTCCTACAGCTGAACAACCTCCAGGTCCTCCAGGCATCCAAGCTGTCCAACGCCTCGGGCAACATCCGAAAGGTGCTGGACGACTTCAGCCGCGCCCGCGGGGTCATCCAGACCTCCGACGGCGTGGTCGTGGCCAAGTCCACTCCCACCAACGACATCTACAAGTTCCAGCGCCAGTACCCCGAAGGCCCGCTGTTCGCCCAGATCACCGGGTATTTCTCGTTCGTCTACGGATCGAGCGGGGTAGAGAGGACCTACTCGTCGCAGCTTGCCGGACGCACATTGCCGCTCCAGCACCTGAGCGACCTGCTGACGACGAGGAGCAACACCGACGACGTCACCCTCACCATCTCGAACCAGCTGCAGCAGGTGGTGGCCAACGCCCTCGGCCCGCGGTCCGGATCGGTCGTTGTCCTGAACCCGACCAACGGCTC from Acidimicrobiales bacterium includes the following:
- a CDS encoding FHA domain-containing protein gives rise to the protein MSDSLLTILKFFLIALLWLFFLRVLRAVWSELKRPPVVTVVDEPQRRRGRRREAAPSQPPGPPTGAMPVDGRSGNGRVMRLRVLEPVERRGRTFDLGDEVTLGRASGCGVPLDDAFTSQLHARLFRRNGETWIEDLGSTNGTFVNAKKLGSPVLLHLGDRLQVGRTVLEVGP
- a CDS encoding Stp1/IreP family PP2C-type Ser/Thr phosphatase, yielding MIRIRSSSATDVGLVRTTNQDRALEGDGLFAVADGMGGHVGGETAAQTAIDAFRTTFAGHPSADGLADAVRQANYAVWEASRAETALRGMGTTLTALALVTVDGTDDLTIVNVGDSRAYLYQQGELSQLTADHSLVEEMVRSGELTAEEASVHPQRHILTRALGIEPDVEVDVWHVPPHVGDRILLCSDGLINELGDDEIASVLGQHPDPDDAAHALVQQARDAGGSDNITVVVVDIVDDGDGRGPAGDLVASAVGATAVQQAIEGDRVGADGAALTAARGPEPGGASSGPGAADDPNPTPTHESYVAVPGPVGTTTAAPEAPPARVRVRGRSPRVTLRVVAFFAVLLMILGGISAAVWWFGERSYFVGLQGNQVAIFKGRPGGLLWIQPSLSQRTNLTTCTIPGAAPGSTVLPSRVADLKAGKEEPSLGASQQYVANLTQEAKSLPAGAPCGPAPPPTTAPAPPAAAPTP